From Jiangella mangrovi:
GACGGCCGGGGAGAGCTTCTTCTCGCCCTCGGAGTCACCGAATCCCCGGTAGTCGAAGACCAGGACGGCGAACCCCGCGGCGGTGAGCGCCTCGTGGTACCGGACGTAGAGCTTGGCGTCCTTCAGACCCAGCCAGCCGGGCCCCTGCACGATGGCCCGCAGCGGCCCGTCGGACTGATCCGGCGTGCGCCAGGACGCCGAGATCCGGCTGCCCTCGCTGTAGAAGACGACGTCTTCGATCCGCATCGAACCTCCATTTTGGATAATTGATACAGAGTCTAAAGTGCGTTGCCTGATCGGGCAAGACGCTGGAAGGGGACGACTGCGGCCGCCCCCACGAGGCACGCGAGACCGGAGACGAGCAGTCCGACCCGGGCGCCCCACCACTCGCAGAGCCAGCCGACCAGCGGTCCGCCGATGGGCGTCCCGCCGAGGAAGACCAGCCCATGGATCGCCATGACCCGTCCGCGCATCTCCGGCGTGGTGCGCAGCTGCACCAGGGTCCGGGCCAGCGTGTTGAAGATCATGTTCGTGACGCCCAGGAGCACGACCGCCCCCAGCGCCACGCCCAGCACGGGCGACACCGCGATGGCCAGCGTCGCCACCCCGAACGCCGCGCAGGCCACGATCGCCCCGCGCATCGTCACCGTCACGGCGGCCGCGCTGGCGAACCCGCCCGCCACGGCGCCCAGACCGAGCGCCGCCGTCAGCCAGCCGTAGATGCGCGCGTCGCCGCCGAACACGTCCGTCGCGAGGATCGGGAACACCACCCGGAAGTTCTGCCCGAACACCGAGACCACGGTCACCAGCAGGATCGCCAGCCGCAGCTCCGGGTGGTGCCACACGTAGCGCAGCCCCTCGCGGGCCTGGCCGGGTGCCCGCGGCACCGGCGTGCGCCGTCGCAGCGTCCCCACGTCCATGAGCCACAGGGCGATCATGACGGCGATGAACGACACCGCGTTGATCACGAACGTCACGCCCACCCCGACCAGGACGATCAGCCCGCCGGCCAGCGCCGGGCCGACCAGCCGGCCGGCGTTGTTCACCAGGCTGTTCAGCGCCTGGGCGTTGACGATGTTCTCCTCGCCCACCAGCTCCGCCACGAACGTGTGCCGCGCGGGGTTGTCGAACACCGTCACGATGCCCAGCCCGGCCGCCAGCGCGTACACGATCGGCAGCGTCGCCGTGCCGGTGAGCGAGAAGATCGCCAGTGCGGCCGCGAGGAGCGCCTGAGCCGCCTGCGTCACCATGAGCAGCCGCCGGGTGTCCACCCGGTCGACCACCACTCCGCCCCACACCCCGCCGACCAGGACGGGCAGGAACTGGCAGACCATCGAGACACCGAGCGCGAACGCGCTCCCGGTCAGCTCGAGGACCAGCCAGTCCTGCCCGATCCGCTGCATCCAGGTGCCGACCACCGAACAGCTGTGCCCCACGAAGAAGCGCCGGTAGTTGCGCTCCGCGAGCGAGCGGAAGACGCGTCCGCGCGCCGCCCGGAATCTCGTCACCCCCCGCATCGCCGGTCATCCCCGTGGAACCCGGGCCGTGACCCGATGGGAGAGGGCCGCCAGGATCAGCGTGATGACGACCATGACGATCGACAGCGCGGCCGTGCCGGCGGTGTCGCCATTGTCCCACCGGTTCCAGATGACGGTCGACAGCATGCGGCTGTCCGCCCCGCTCAGCACCAGCGGGATCGACAGGTTCTTCACGCTCAGCAGCGCGACCAGAAGGAACCCGTTGACGTAGGCCGGGAAGGCCAGCGGCAGCAGGATGCGGCGGAAGGTCTGCGCCCCCGACGCGCCGCTCGCCGTCCCCGCTTCCTCCAGCTCGCGCTTGATGCTGCCGATGCCGGTGTTCATCTGCCGCGTGGCCAGGCTGATGTAGCGCGTCATCAGGCCGACGACGATGATCCAGATGGTCCCGTAGATGGGGATCGGCACGTACAGGTAGATGAGCGCCACGCTCAGGCCCATGACCAGCGCCGGGATCGCGTGCGGGATGAACGCCAGGAAGTCCAGCACCGAGCGGAACGACGTCCGGCTGCGGATGATGAACCACGACACCACCGCGGCCAGCGTGAGGGTGGCGAGCCCGGCCCCCGCGGCCGCCAGGAGCGTGTTGCTCAGGGCCCCGGTGACGAGGTCGTTGCCGACGAGGTCGCGGTAGGCGGCCACGGAGCTGTTGCCGATCGACTCCCACGACGGCACCGAGTAGAACGGCTGCAGGCTGGTGTACAGCAGGATCAGCGTCGGCAGCACGAACTCCAGCAGCACGAACCCGCCGAGCAGCACCCAGCCGACCACCTTCATCCGCAGCGAGAGCGTGGTGCGGCGCTGGCGGTAGGAGTTCCCCGACACCGTCGCGTACCGCTCACTGCGGCTGATGACGCGCTGGTAGTAGAGCAGCGGCGGCACGACCACGGCGATGAGCAGCAGCCCGTAGGCGCTGGCCAGGCCGTAGTCGGGCAGACCGGTGCTCGGGCTGATCTGCAGGAACACCTCGGTCGGCAGCACGATGATGCCGTTGCGCAGGCCGAGCGTCACCGGCACGTCGAACGACTCGATGGTGGTGGCCAGCTGGTACACGAAGGTGCTGAGGATCGCCGGCAGCAGCAGCGGCAGGGTGATGCGCCGGGCGATCTTCCGCGGGTGCGCGCCGCTCATGGTGCCGGCGTCCTCGAGCGTGGCGTCGATGGCCCGGAACGCGGCCGTCAGGAGCAGGAACGTCACCGGCACCAGGCCGAGGCCCTCGACCAGGACCATGCCCCACAGGCTCAGCACGTTGAGGGGCCCGTCGCCCTCCCAGCCCAGGAGCGGGCGCAGCATCTCGTTGATGACGCCGTTGCTCGGGTTCAGCAGCAGGGTCCAGGCGATCGCCGAGATGAACCCGGGCGTGCCCAGTCCGGCGATGATCATGACGAACGCGAAGCCGCGGAACGGGAAGTCGGTGCGCTCGATGAACCACGCGGCCGCCAGGCTGATCGCGAACGCCAGCACCAGCGAGCCGAGACTCAGGACGAGCGTGTTCATCAGCAGCTCGTAGGTCCGCGACTCCAGGAAGACCGCGCGGAAGTTGTCCAGCGACCAGGTGCTGACGGCGTCGAACGGCAGCCCGCCGCGCGCGTCCCGGAAGCTGGCGAAGACCAGGATCCCGATCGGGACGATGACCACGTAGGCCAGCACCAGCAGGACGACCAGACGCGGCGCCGCCAGGCGCAGGCTGCTCGCCGTGGCGCCGCGCACTACGCGCCCGCCCCGTCGGCCGGCAGTACCCGGCAGGCCGCCACCGGCAGGTGCATGACGGCGTCGGGACCCTGGACGGCGTTGCGCGAGAACGAGCGCGCCATGAGCTCCTGGTCGCCCTCGGCGGCCAGGCGCAGGTCGGTGATGGCGCCGGTGAACGAGGCCAGCCGCACCTCGACCGGCCAGGTGTTGGGCAGCGCCTCGGCCGCGTCGGCGCCGTCGTCGTCCTTGCGCGGGCGCACCTCGACGTCCTCGGGACGGATCGCGAGGACGACGTCGCCGCCCACAGGCGTGCCGGCGCTGCCGACGGCGCGGACCGAGCCGAAGCCGGTGCGGACCGTGACGCCGTCGTCGTCCGCCGCCGTCACCGTCCCAGGCACCAGGTTGGTCGCCCCGACGAAGCCGGCCACGAACTCCGTCGCCGGCTGCGCGTACACCTCCTGGGGCGTGCCCTCCTGCTCGATCCTGCCGTCGCGGAGCACGGCGATCCGGTCCGACATGGCCAGCGCCTCGACCTGGTCGTGCGTCACGAACAGGGTGGTGATGCTCAGCCGCTGCTGCAGCAGGCGGATCTCCTGGCGCATGTGCTCGCGCAGCTTCGCGTCGAGGTTGGACAGCGGCTCGTCGAGCAGCAGCACCCGCGGCCTCCGGACCAGGGCCCGCGCCAGCGACAGCCGCTGCTGCTGGCCGCCGGAGAGCTGTGTGGCCATGCGGCCCTCGTAGCCGGAGAGGCCGACGAGGTCCAGCGCCTCGCCGACCGCCTGCTCGACACTCCCCTTCGACCGGCGCTCGCCGTCGACCTCCAGCGGGAACGCCGTGTTGTCGAAGACGGTCATGTGCGGCCACACGGCGTAGTTCTGGAACACCATGCCGATGTCGCGGCGGTGGCCCGGCACGATCTTCCCGTCGCCGAACACCACGTCGTCGCCGAGCGTGATGCGTCCGCTGTCGGGTCGCTCCAGGCCGGCCACGCAGCGCAGCGTGGTCGTCTTCCCGCAGCCGCTGGGGCCGAGGAGGGCGTAGAGCTCGCCCTCCTCGGCCTCGAAGCTCAGCCCGTCGACGGCGTTGACGTGCTGCCCGCGGTCGGGGAAGCGCTTGTGCAGGCCCTCGACACGGATCACGAACGACCCGCCCAGACGTCGCTGATGAGGGCGGCGGTCTCGGTCGCGAGCGCCGCGTCCTCCTCGGTTTCGATGGTCGCGACCTCGGCGCCCTGGGCCTCCTCGGGGGTGTCGACGTTGCCCTTGAACGCGAACTCCTGCTTGGCGTCGCGGCCCGCCTCCGAGTACAGCCAGCCGATCCAGCAGGCGCCGGCGTTCGGGTGCGGCGCGCCCGCGGGCACCGCCGCGTAGTAGTCGACGGCCGGGACGACGTCGAGGTAGTGGATCTCGACCGGGGCCCCGTTGCCCTGCTGCTCGTCGGTCTCGGCGGACCGGCCGTTCGTGGTCAGCAGGTTCTCGCCGCTGGCGACGGTGAGCAGACCGGCCGTGGCGCCCTCGACGACCACCGGCTCGACGGTCTCCCGCAGCCGGCGGACGTAGTCGAGCGTCTCGTCCTGCCCCCACACCAGCGAGAGCAGCTGCAGCTGGTCGCCGCGCGGGTCCACGACCACCTCGCCCTTCCACTTCGGGTCGATCAGCTCTTCCCAGGTGGACGGCAGGTCGGCCTCGTCGACCTCGTCCGTGTTGTACGAGAGCCCGACGGCGATGCGCTCGGAGCGGACCATGTTGCTGGCGGTGACGTGCTCCTCGGCGACGCCGACGGCGGTCCAGTCGACGTCGGTGTCCAGGAGCCCGCGCTCGACGAGGGGGCCGGCCTTGTCCTGGGTCAGCGACAGGAAGTCCGTCTCGACGCCGCGGCCCGCGGCGCCCTCGGTGATCAGCCGCTGGGTGATGTCGTCGGGGCGCAGGTTCACCGACTCGAGCTCGATGCCGGGGTAGTCCTTCGAGAACGCGTCGAAGATGTTGCGGTAGGCCTCTTCGTCCTCGCTGTTCCAGGCGATGAGGGTGCCTTCCTCGGCGCCGGCGGCGCAGACGTCGTCGAGCGAGCCCTCGACCACGCCGGACGACTCCGGCGTCGTGGTCTGCTCATCGCCGTCGTCCGACCCGCCACAACCGGCGACGACGAGGACGGAGCTGGTCAGGACGACGGCCGCGCGCAGGGCGGCCCTGGGGGTGCGGTTCATGATCCGCCTTTCAAGGGGTCAGGACGGGCTGGTGGCCACCAACGCCGTGCCGCCGTCCGCGCGCGGGTCCGCGACGCCCTCCCAGCCGGCGCCGTGCGCGTTCCACAGCACGTGCGCCTTGCCGAAGTAGGAGTCGTAGTTGCGCAGGTGTTGCTGGACGGGGCGCCCGGCCGCGGTCAGCGAGCGGACGACGTCGGAGGGGAACCGGCCCTCGAGTTGGATGCGGCCGTCCCGCTGGGCGTTGATCCTCGGGGCGGACACGGCTCTGTGGGGGTCCCAGGAACGGTCGATCAGGTGGGAGAGCACCTGGACGATGCTGGTGACGATGCGGGTGGATCCCGTGGCGCCGAAGACGCCGACGAGGTCGCCGCCGGCGTCGGTGACGAAGCCCGGCGACATCGACGCGGGGCGGGTGCCGCCGGGTCGCAGGGAGTTCCACCGTCCGGGCCGTGGGTCGTACCCGTGGAGGAAGTTGTTGTACATGAAGCCCAAGCCCGGCGTGAACACGCCGCTGCCGGACGCGAGGGTGTGCGTGACGGCCGCGGCGTTGCCGGCGGCGTCGACCACGGCGACGTGGGTCGTAGAGGGCGGCTCGGTGTCGTTCTCGTCGTCGGCCGCGCCGGCGCGCAGGGCGGCGGCGAGCTCGCGGGCGTGCTCCTTCGACAGCAGGTCGTCGATGGGGAGCGCGGTGTCGCGCGAGCCGGCGAGGTGGGTGAACTTGTCGCCGATGGCCGCGACCAGCGCGTCGGCGGTGCCGGCGACCCCGTCGGCGGACAGCCAGTCCGGCAGGCCGTCGGGGAACAGCACCTCGAGCACGTTGAGCGCCTGGAGCACACTGAAGCCGCCGCTGGGCAGGGGCGGCACGGCGATGCCGTAGCCGCGGTAGCTGCCGCGTAACGGAGCGGAGACCTCCGGCACGAACGCCGTGAGGTCGGCCTCGGTGAGCGCGCTGCCGCCGGCGCGCAGGTCCGCCGCGATCGCCCGTCCGACCTCGCCGGTGTAGAAGTCGGCGGCGCCGGCCTTCATCAGCCGGCGCAAGGTCTCGGCGAGGTCGCCGTTGCGGATGCGGCTCCCGACCGCCACCAGGTCGCCGTCGGGCGCGAACATGGCCCGGCCCGGCTCGCTGTAGAGCAGCCGGGTCTGGGCGCCGGGCTTGTCCGGCCCGTCGGCGCTGGTCCACTGCTCGCGGTTCGCGTGCGTGACGAGGTAGCCGTCGGTCGCGACGCCCAGCGCCGGCTCCAGCACGCCCGCCCACGGCAGCGAGCCGAAACGTTCCAGCGCGGTGGCGAGCCCCGCCACCGTGCCCGGCGTGGCGATGCTGCCGTAGCCGATCTCGTTCTCGCCGCCTTCGAGCACGAAGCCGTAGTCGTAGGCGAACTCGCTGCGCAGCTTGTCGCTGTGCTCGCCCTCGACGGCCGCGAGCGGCGCCCGGCCGAAGAAGTCCAGCGTCGTGACCTCGCCGTCCGCGGTGCGCACCGACATGACGCCGTAGCCGCCGAAGCCGCACATCAGCGGGTCGACGACGCCCTGCACGACCGCGGCGGTCACGCACGCGTCGACCGCGTTGCCACCCGCCTCGAGGACGTCACGCGCGGCTTCCGCGGCGAGTGGCTGCGGGCAGACGACGATGCTCATCGCGCCTCCGGAGATCGGTGCGGGCGGGTCGGACGATGCAACGGTGGAGCGAGAGCCACGGGCTTGGCTATTAGATGTTGTATCCGCAATACGCTAAGGGCGTTCGACTCGTGCCGTCAATGTGCGGCTTGCGAGCGCAACCAGGTCGTCACCTCGTCGAGCGAGATGACGTCGGCGTACTTCTGGTCCATGTCGAACAGGTTGATCGCACGCGAGGCCTCGTGCCGGTCGTAGACGCAGTCCTCGACGACGATGACGTTGAACCGGTGGCTGCGCCCGTCGACCACCGTGGCGCGGACGCAGCCGCTGACGCTCTCGCCGCAGACGATGAGCGTGTCGACGCCCTGGCCGATGAGGTGCGCGGCGAGAGGGGTGCCGAAGAAAGCGCTCGGCCCCGTCTTCTTCAGCACCACCTCGCCCGGGAGCGGCGCGGCCTGGTCGACGATGTCGAGCCGGCGCCGGTGCCGGTCGGCCTCCTCGGGCGTGCGCACCGGCGGCGCGTGCCGGCCGCCGATCTTCGCGCCCCACGCGGGGATGCCGGACTCCTCCGCCGACAGCGCGGTCAGGTGGACCACCTCGACGCCGCACTCGCGCGCGGTCGCCAGCAGCTGCTCGATCCGCTCCAGCGCCGCCCAGCCGTCCTCGCCCGTGCTGCCCGGCCAGGTCCTGATCGCCTCGAGCAGCGGCTCGGGCTCGTCGCCCACCGCCTTGCGATAGTTGTCGACGCTCAGCACCACGGCCTTGCGGCCGAACCCGTACCGTGTGGTGGACGGCGACGCGGCCAGATGGGCCTTGTCGCGCTCACTGAGGAAGGCGTCCCACACCCGCTCGGCCATGCACAGCTCCGTCCCGCCGGACCGCGGCGACGACAGTGGCCGCAGTGGATTGGATACGAGATATAAACCTCCGGACACAGTTCCGTCAACCGTATCTTTTATCCTTGACACGCCGAACCGGGTGCATCATCGTGGGCAGAACCCGGACTAGCGCGCCCCATCGAGCGAGGAGCACTCCGCAATGACCGATCACGACGCGCCGGAGCAGCCCGGCGGCCACGGGCATGGTCACGGCCACGGACACGGGCACGACCACGACCCGAGCAACCCGCGCCGCACCGGCAAGCTGCACTACCACGAGGACGAGGTCCGCCCGCTCGAGGCGCAGCCGCTCATCCACCGCCAGCCGCACCTCGACCTGTACGCGGACGGTGACCGCCAGCACCCGGCCCGCGACATCGACCTGCCGCTGCGGACGATCCAGCTGCACATCTCCGAGCTCGCGCCCGGCCAGCAGACCCGCCTGCACAAGCACCACAACGAGGCCGCGATCTACATCATGAAGGGCGTCGGCCACTCCGAGGTCCAGGGCGTCAAGGTCCCCTGGGAGCAGGGCGACTTCCTGTTCATCCCGACCATGCAGTGGCACACCCACGTGAACTCCGGCGACGGGCCCGTCCTCTACATGGGCATCACCAACAAGCGCATGCTCGACTGGCTCGGCCTGGACCGCAAGATCGAGGCCGGCAAGCACGTGCCCATGGAGGAGGTCGAGAAGGAGATCGCCTCCAAGAGCTACTCGCCGTACTCCCACTACAGCGTCGACCCCGAGACCGGGGTCCGCTTCGGCCCGCCCGGATTCATCGTCCGCGGCGACTGAGACGTCGGCTCCACACCGGCGACGGGCGCCGGTCACCCTGCTGGGGGTGGCCGGCGCCCGTTCTCGTTCGTCCGGGTGGCGACGGGGTCAGCTGCGGCTGCGCGCCCGCGCGGCCCGCTTCTTCGGCGCCGGGCCCTTGGCCCGCTTCTCGGCGATGAGCTCGACCGCGCGCTCGTGGGTCAGCTGCTCGATGTCGGTGTCGCGCGGCACGGTGACGTTGACCTCGCCGTCGGTGATGTAGGGGCCGAACCGGCCGTCCTTGACCACCAGCGGCTTGTTCGACACCGGGTCGGTGCCCAGCTCGCGCAGCGGCGGGGTGGCCGCCCGGGCGCCGCGGCGGCCCTTGGGCTGGGCGAAGAGCTTCTCGGCGTCCTCGACGGTGACGGTGAACAGCGAGGCCTCGTCGGGGAGGGACCGGGTGTCGGTGCCCTTCTTCACGTACGGGCCGTAGCGGCCGTTGCTGGCCACGATCTCCACACCCTCGGGGTCCTTGCCGACCACGCGCGGCAGGGTGAGCAGCTGCAGCGCCTCGTCCAGCGACACCGTCTCGACGGCCATGGTGCTGAACAGCGACGCCGTGGGCGGCCGCTCGTTCTTCGGGGCGTCGTCGGGGAGGATCTCGGTGACGTAGGGGCCGTAGCGGCCGGACTTCGCGACCACGGTGCGCCCGCTGGCGGGGTTGACCCCCAGCTCGCGGTCGCCGTTGCCGCGGCTGACCAGCTCGCGCGCCTTCTCGGAGTCGAGCTCGTCGGGCGGAAGGTCCTCGGGGATGCTGCCGCGGTTGCCCTCGGCGTCCTCGAGATAGGGACCGTAGCGCCCGACCCGCACCGTGAAGCCGTCGCCGATGGGGAAGGACGAGATCTCGCGTGCGTCGATCTCGCCGAGGTTGTCGGCGAGCTTCTTGAGCCCGTCGACGCTGTCGTCGCCGTGCCAGAACTGCGCCAGCTCGTCGGCGCGGTCGGCGCGGCCGCCGGCGATCTCGTCGAGGACGTCCTCCATCTTGGCGGTGAACTCGTAGTCGACCAGGCGGGTGAAGTGCTCTTCGAGCAGCCGCACCACGGCGAACGCCAGCCAGGCCGGCACCAGCGCGGTGCCGCGCTTGAACACGTAGCCGCGGTCGAGGATGGTGCGGATGATCGACGCGTACGTGGACGGGCGGCCGATCTCGCGGTCTTCGAGCTCCTTGACCAGCGTGGCCTCGGTGTAGCGGGCCGGCGGCTTGGTGCTGTGGCCCTCGGGCTCGATGCCGGCGGCCGTGAGCCCCTGGCCCTCGGTGAGCTGCGGCAGCCGGCGCTCGCGGTCGTCGAGCTCGGCGTCGGGGTCGTCGGCGCCCTCGACGTAGGCCTTGAGGAAGCCGTGGAAGGTGATGGTGCGGCCCGACGCCGTGAGCTCGACGGCCTCGCCCGTGGCGGCCGTGGCGCCGACCCGGACGGTCAGCGTCTCGCCCTTGGCGTCGCGCATCTGCGAGGCGACGGTGCGCATCCAGATCAGCTCGTAGAGCCGGTACTCGTCGTCGCGCAGGCCGGTCTCGGCCGGGGTGCGGAAGCTGTCGCCCGCCGGGCGGATGGCCTCGTGCGCTTCTTGGGCGTTCTTGACCTTGCTGGTGTACTTGCGCGGCGCGTCGGGCAGGTACTCGGTGCCGTACAGCTCCGCCACCTGCGCCCGCGCCGCGTTGAGCGCGGAGTCCGAGAGCGTGATGGAGTCGGTACGCATATAGGTGATGAAGCCGTTCTCGTACAGCCGCTGCGCCACCTGCATGGTGCGGGCCGCGCCGTAGCCCAGCTTGCGCGAGGCCTCCTGCTGCATGGTGGTGGTGCGGAACGGCGCGTACGGCTTGCGGGTGTACGGCTTGGCCTCGACGGAGCGGACGGTGTAGTCGGCGTCGCCGAGCGCGGCGGCCAGGGCCCGGGCGCGCTGCTCGTCGAGCACGGCGACCTCGCGGGTCCTGACCTCGCCGCGGGCGTCGAAGTCGCGGCCGGTGGCCACGCGGACGCCGTCGACGGTGGCCAGCCGCGCCTCGAAGGCGTGAGGGTCGTCGGACGTGCCGGTGTCGAGCGTGGCGGTGAGGTCCCAGTACTCCGCCGACCGGAACGCCATGCGCTCGCGTTCGCGGTCGACCACGAGCCGCGTGGCGACACTCTGGACCCGTCCCGCCGACAGGCCCTGCATGACCTTGCGCCACAGCACCGGCGAGACCTGGTAGCCGTAGAGGCGGTCGACGATGCGCCGCGTCTCCTGGGCGTCGACGAGGTCCTCGTCGATGTCGCGGGGGTTCTCGACGGCGGCCCGGATGGCGTCGCGCGTGATCTCGTGGAAGACCATGCGGCGCACCGGGACCTTCGGCTTCAGCTCCTCGCGCAGGTGCCACGCGATGGCCTCGCCCTCG
This genomic window contains:
- a CDS encoding MFS transporter yields the protein MTRFRAARGRVFRSLAERNYRRFFVGHSCSVVGTWMQRIGQDWLVLELTGSAFALGVSMVCQFLPVLVGGVWGGVVVDRVDTRRLLMVTQAAQALLAAALAIFSLTGTATLPIVYALAAGLGIVTVFDNPARHTFVAELVGEENIVNAQALNSLVNNAGRLVGPALAGGLIVLVGVGVTFVINAVSFIAVMIALWLMDVGTLRRRTPVPRAPGQAREGLRYVWHHPELRLAILLVTVVSVFGQNFRVVFPILATDVFGGDARIYGWLTAALGLGAVAGGFASAAAVTVTMRGAIVACAAFGVATLAIAVSPVLGVALGAVVLLGVTNMIFNTLARTLVQLRTTPEMRGRVMAIHGLVFLGGTPIGGPLVGWLCEWWGARVGLLVSGLACLVGAAAVVPFQRLARSGNAL
- a CDS encoding ABC transporter permease subunit; the encoded protein is MRGATASSLRLAAPRLVVLLVLAYVVIVPIGILVFASFRDARGGLPFDAVSTWSLDNFRAVFLESRTYELLMNTLVLSLGSLVLAFAISLAAAWFIERTDFPFRGFAFVMIIAGLGTPGFISAIAWTLLLNPSNGVINEMLRPLLGWEGDGPLNVLSLWGMVLVEGLGLVPVTFLLLTAAFRAIDATLEDAGTMSGAHPRKIARRITLPLLLPAILSTFVYQLATTIESFDVPVTLGLRNGIIVLPTEVFLQISPSTGLPDYGLASAYGLLLIAVVVPPLLYYQRVISRSERYATVSGNSYRQRRTTLSLRMKVVGWVLLGGFVLLEFVLPTLILLYTSLQPFYSVPSWESIGNSSVAAYRDLVGNDLVTGALSNTLLAAAGAGLATLTLAAVVSWFIIRSRTSFRSVLDFLAFIPHAIPALVMGLSVALIYLYVPIPIYGTIWIIVVGLMTRYISLATRQMNTGIGSIKRELEEAGTASGASGAQTFRRILLPLAFPAYVNGFLLVALLSVKNLSIPLVLSGADSRMLSTVIWNRWDNGDTAGTAALSIVMVVITLILAALSHRVTARVPRG
- a CDS encoding ATP-binding cassette domain-containing protein, with translation MIRVEGLHKRFPDRGQHVNAVDGLSFEAEEGELYALLGPSGCGKTTTLRCVAGLERPDSGRITLGDDVVFGDGKIVPGHRRDIGMVFQNYAVWPHMTVFDNTAFPLEVDGERRSKGSVEQAVGEALDLVGLSGYEGRMATQLSGGQQQRLSLARALVRRPRVLLLDEPLSNLDAKLREHMRQEIRLLQQRLSITTLFVTHDQVEALAMSDRIAVLRDGRIEQEGTPQEVYAQPATEFVAGFVGATNLVPGTVTAADDDGVTVRTGFGSVRAVGSAGTPVGGDVVLAIRPEDVEVRPRKDDDGADAAEALPNTWPVEVRLASFTGAITDLRLAAEGDQELMARSFSRNAVQGPDAVMHLPVAACRVLPADGAGA
- a CDS encoding ABC transporter substrate-binding protein; this translates as MNRTPRAALRAAVVLTSSVLVVAGCGGSDDGDEQTTTPESSGVVEGSLDDVCAAGAEEGTLIAWNSEDEEAYRNIFDAFSKDYPGIELESVNLRPDDITQRLITEGAAGRGVETDFLSLTQDKAGPLVERGLLDTDVDWTAVGVAEEHVTASNMVRSERIAVGLSYNTDEVDEADLPSTWEELIDPKWKGEVVVDPRGDQLQLLSLVWGQDETLDYVRRLRETVEPVVVEGATAGLLTVASGENLLTTNGRSAETDEQQGNGAPVEIHYLDVVPAVDYYAAVPAGAPHPNAGACWIGWLYSEAGRDAKQEFAFKGNVDTPEEAQGAEVATIETEEDAALATETAALISDVWAGRS
- a CDS encoding gamma-glutamyltransferase family protein gives rise to the protein MSIVVCPQPLAAEAARDVLEAGGNAVDACVTAAVVQGVVDPLMCGFGGYGVMSVRTADGEVTTLDFFGRAPLAAVEGEHSDKLRSEFAYDYGFVLEGGENEIGYGSIATPGTVAGLATALERFGSLPWAGVLEPALGVATDGYLVTHANREQWTSADGPDKPGAQTRLLYSEPGRAMFAPDGDLVAVGSRIRNGDLAETLRRLMKAGAADFYTGEVGRAIAADLRAGGSALTEADLTAFVPEVSAPLRGSYRGYGIAVPPLPSGGFSVLQALNVLEVLFPDGLPDWLSADGVAGTADALVAAIGDKFTHLAGSRDTALPIDDLLSKEHARELAAALRAGAADDENDTEPPSTTHVAVVDAAGNAAAVTHTLASGSGVFTPGLGFMYNNFLHGYDPRPGRWNSLRPGGTRPASMSPGFVTDAGGDLVGVFGATGSTRIVTSIVQVLSHLIDRSWDPHRAVSAPRINAQRDGRIQLEGRFPSDVVRSLTAAGRPVQQHLRNYDSYFGKAHVLWNAHGAGWEGVADPRADGGTALVATSPS
- a CDS encoding isochorismatase family protein — its product is MAERVWDAFLSERDKAHLAASPSTTRYGFGRKAVVLSVDNYRKAVGDEPEPLLEAIRTWPGSTGEDGWAALERIEQLLATARECGVEVVHLTALSAEESGIPAWGAKIGGRHAPPVRTPEEADRHRRRLDIVDQAAPLPGEVVLKKTGPSAFFGTPLAAHLIGQGVDTLIVCGESVSGCVRATVVDGRSHRFNVIVVEDCVYDRHEASRAINLFDMDQKYADVISLDEVTTWLRSQAAH
- a CDS encoding cupin domain-containing protein — its product is MTDHDAPEQPGGHGHGHGHGHGHDHDPSNPRRTGKLHYHEDEVRPLEAQPLIHRQPHLDLYADGDRQHPARDIDLPLRTIQLHISELAPGQQTRLHKHHNEAAIYIMKGVGHSEVQGVKVPWEQGDFLFIPTMQWHTHVNSGDGPVLYMGITNKRMLDWLGLDRKIEAGKHVPMEEVEKEIASKSYSPYSHYSVDPETGVRFGPPGFIVRGD
- the topA gene encoding type I DNA topoisomerase, which encodes MARSTNGTARRRLVVVESPAKAKTIAGYLGDGYMVESSFGHIRDLPSKKTEVPAAERERYGNPVGVDVDGGFEPLYIVPAGRAKDQVKKLKTMLKEADELLLATDEDREGEAIAWHLREELKPKVPVRRMVFHEITRDAIRAAVENPRDIDEDLVDAQETRRIVDRLYGYQVSPVLWRKVMQGLSAGRVQSVATRLVVDRERERMAFRSAEYWDLTATLDTGTSDDPHAFEARLATVDGVRVATGRDFDARGEVRTREVAVLDEQRARALAAALGDADYTVRSVEAKPYTRKPYAPFRTTTMQQEASRKLGYGAARTMQVAQRLYENGFITYMRTDSITLSDSALNAARAQVAELYGTEYLPDAPRKYTSKVKNAQEAHEAIRPAGDSFRTPAETGLRDDEYRLYELIWMRTVASQMRDAKGETLTVRVGATAATGEAVELTASGRTITFHGFLKAYVEGADDPDAELDDRERRLPQLTEGQGLTAAGIEPEGHSTKPPARYTEATLVKELEDREIGRPSTYASIIRTILDRGYVFKRGTALVPAWLAFAVVRLLEEHFTRLVDYEFTAKMEDVLDEIAGGRADRADELAQFWHGDDSVDGLKKLADNLGEIDAREISSFPIGDGFTVRVGRYGPYLEDAEGNRGSIPEDLPPDELDSEKARELVSRGNGDRELGVNPASGRTVVAKSGRYGPYVTEILPDDAPKNERPPTASLFSTMAVETVSLDEALQLLTLPRVVGKDPEGVEIVASNGRYGPYVKKGTDTRSLPDEASLFTVTVEDAEKLFAQPKGRRGARAATPPLRELGTDPVSNKPLVVKDGRFGPYITDGEVNVTVPRDTDIEQLTHERAVELIAEKRAKGPAPKKRAARARSRS